The Romeriopsis navalis LEGE 11480 genome segment GCCCCAGCCACAGGGGATGTACTGACTAATCCGATAATTAAGCCCATTGGTAAATAGCTTCCAGCGAGCCATCCCAAGGATGACCAGGGTAAGGAAGATTTAGATTGTGGATAAGAACGGGCTTTGGATTGTGGATAAGAACGGGCTGTAGTTGATGTTTTAGTAACCGATTGTTTAGGTTTGGGCGTTTTTGGTTGAGGCGGATGAAATAACCCTAACCATGCTTGTATCGAAGCCGAGCGATCTTCAGCTTCCAATTCCATCCCCTGAAGAATTGCCTGATTAATCCACGGCTTTAAATCTGATCGATGCGCTTTCGGTGTTTTTAACTTGTCGCCGTATAGTTTGCGGTCCATTGCGGCAAGTGGTCGTTCTCCTGTCACTGCAAAATATAAGGTGGCGGCCAATCCATAGACATCCAGCGTCGGACGTGGCTCCCCACTACGTTGTTCATAGGCGGAATAGTTATCATTGATCGTAGTCGTGACAGTGTATGTGCTGGGCTGTAAGGATTTGGCCGACCCGAAGTCAATCAACACGGGTTTCCGCTCATCCTGTAAAATCACATTTCCCGGATGGACATCGCAATGAACCAAATTGGCCTGATGTACCAAGTGCAAGGCTTGGGCCAAAGCGCGGAAATACTCAACTGCTTTATCCTGCGGTAAATTGCCATGTTGGCGAACATATTCACTTAGCGTTGGCCCCTTGATATATTCCATGACCAAACAGGGCATGCCTGATTCTTGGAAAAACTCAATGACTTGAACGATGTTCGGATGCTTGATTTTTGCGAGAACTTGTCCTTCACGCTGAAATCGCCGCAGGAATTTCTCATAATCTTGGTCGCGTTCAAACAACTGGTTCGGTGCTTTAATCACCACCTGCCGCTGCAAAAAACTGTCTTCAGCAAGATACGTCAAGCTAAAACCACCGCCACCAATCTGGCGGATGACTTTGTACTTGCCCGCTTGTAGTACCGTGCCTTCTGTCCAGTTCATCGGTCTCGACCTATCGATTACTTAGGGCGTTGGTTTTGCTGAGCTTGCTGGGCTTGGCGGTGCTTGATTCTTTGGTTGATTGAGCGCTAACCAAGCCGGAACCATTGCCAGAATTGCCACGATTATGCCTAAACCTGCGATAATCGTACTCCACTTTTGCCAATCCGTCGGTTGCTTCGGCTGTTGTCCAGATTTAGGTGAAGCATTAGACCGTGGAAGGCGGAACTGAGCTCTCTTCTGGAAGTCAAGCTGCGTTAGCCATTCCAGCATTGATTGTGGCCGTTCCCCAGGCTTGATCGCCATTCCCGCTACAATTGCTTGCGAAGTCTTTTCCGAGATCGTTTGCAGCCAGACCTTTGGTGGTGATAGTGTCTGGTTTTTCAGACTCCGATCTAACGCACTGACCGGAATTTTCCCAGTCAAAAGCTCGTATAAAGTTGCAGCGAGCGAATACACATCGGTATAGGGGCCAATCACTTTTCCCCGCGAACATAGCTCCGGTGGCGAAAACCCGTCCATATACTCGTCCGTCCGCGTTCTCGTGAGTTCTGTGTCACAACCCCGTGCTAACCCAAAATCTGTCAAAACTGCTTTTGCCTGGTTCCCGTGCAAGCGTAAGAAAATATTCGCCGGGCGGATATCACAATGCACTAAGCCCTGTTTATGTACAACAGCTAGCGCTTCACCAATCTGCTTGATATATTCCAGAGCCGTTGCTTCAGTGAGTTGTTGCTGTCCCCGATCGGCCAAACTGTTGCCGTCCATATATTCCATCGGTAAGCAGACAACTTTCCCTTCTTTAAAGGGCATTTCCGATTGAACGATATGCGGTGTACCGCTACATTTTGCTAGCTTCACCGCTTCCTGCCAGAACATAGTTTCTAAGCGATCTCGCTCATCATCCGCTAAAGCCGATAAGACCGATGGATTCAGAATCTTGATTACCCAGCGTTCCCCATCAGCCCGCTTAGCCAAATAGGTAATCCCAAAGCGACCGCGCCCGAGTTCCCTCTCAACTGTATATTCGCCATTTTTGAGCACCTGACCTGGGGTAAACACCATCGTTCGATCTGCAACGGGGTAATTATTTTTATTCTATCAGCCGATTGATTGAGCATTTACGAAAGAAAATCTAAAACATCTGATAGAAGAACATTTCAGCCTCTTAATCAGGCAGTTTTAGGATGCCAAAATCTCAACTTGCTACGGCAAAATCAACTCATCTTGCCGGTGAATTGCTCAGTCGAATTTAAGCGAAGAGTACACACATGGGTACTGTGGAACTGCATATGCTGTTCGTAGGATTGAGTTAACTTCCAACACAAGCACATCGAAGATTTGAATATTCGCACGGATTCTACCCGTTACGATCGTGATTCCGATTGCGATTGCCGTTAGCGTGATTTTTTCGATGTCCAAACCCATCTGCCGTCAGCGACTTCTCATGATTTATTTGGCAGTTGAGGCCGAGCTTGTTTGGTTCGATTCCAGTTCACCTCAGGACTCTCTCCTATGCAGACCAAACGGTTAATTGCCGTCAGTTCTCTACTGACAATTTCTAGTTTGAATTTAGCCAGTTCGTTGCCCGTATCAGCGGCCAACCGGCGCGTGACCGCTGCCCCGCCAATGACCCGTGTCGATGCCGGTGCCTTTCGCATTAACAAACGACAACCCGTGCGGTTTAAGGC includes the following:
- a CDS encoding serine/threonine protein kinase: MNWTEGTVLQAGKYKVIRQIGGGGFSLTYLAEDSFLQRQVVIKAPNQLFERDQDYEKFLRRFQREGQVLAKIKHPNIVQVIEFFQESGMPCLVMEYIKGPTLSEYVRQHGNLPQDKAVEYFRALAQALHLVHQANLVHCDVHPGNVILQDERKPVLIDFGSAKSLQPSTYTVTTTINDNYSAYEQRSGEPRPTLDVYGLAATLYFAVTGERPLAAMDRKLYGDKLKTPKAHRSDLKPWINQAILQGMELEAEDRSASIQAWLGLFHPPQPKTPKPKQSVTKTSTTARSYPQSKARSYPQSKSSLPWSSLGWLAGSYLPMGLIIGLVSTSPVAGA
- a CDS encoding serine/threonine protein kinase produces the protein MVFTPGQVLKNGEYTVERELGRGRFGITYLAKRADGERWVIKILNPSVLSALADDERDRLETMFWQEAVKLAKCSGTPHIVQSEMPFKEGKVVCLPMEYMDGNSLADRGQQQLTEATALEYIKQIGEALAVVHKQGLVHCDIRPANIFLRLHGNQAKAVLTDFGLARGCDTELTRTRTDEYMDGFSPPELCSRGKVIGPYTDVYSLAATLYELLTGKIPVSALDRSLKNQTLSPPKVWLQTISEKTSQAIVAGMAIKPGERPQSMLEWLTQLDFQKRAQFRLPRSNASPKSGQQPKQPTDWQKWSTIIAGLGIIVAILAMVPAWLALNQPKNQAPPSPASSAKPTP